The Micromonospora sediminicola genome contains a region encoding:
- a CDS encoding NAD kinase, with the protein MSRTALLVTHTGRRRSTEHARSVAADLIAAGFEVRVVAEEADDLDLPGVVPVTGPEAAEGAEIVFALGGDGTFLRAAELARPAKAPLLGINLGKVGFLAEAEIDDLDTAVRDVVGRNYTVDERLTLDVTAEFDGGPTIESWALNEISVEKGERAQMLELLVDVDGRPLSRYGCDGVVCATPTGSTAYAFSGGGPVVWPEVEALLLVPISAHALFSRPLVTAPTSTFAITVDPFTTLAVLCCDGRRVYDLPPGARVTVRRGALPVRIVRLRARPFTDRLVAKFDLPVQGWRGNRR; encoded by the coding sequence ATGAGCCGTACCGCGCTGCTGGTGACCCACACCGGCCGTCGACGCAGCACCGAGCACGCCCGGTCCGTGGCCGCCGACCTGATCGCGGCCGGGTTCGAGGTGCGGGTCGTGGCCGAGGAGGCCGACGACCTGGACCTGCCCGGCGTGGTGCCGGTGACCGGCCCGGAGGCGGCCGAGGGCGCGGAGATCGTCTTCGCGCTCGGCGGGGACGGCACGTTCCTGCGCGCCGCCGAGCTGGCCCGCCCGGCGAAGGCGCCGCTGCTCGGCATCAACCTGGGCAAGGTCGGCTTCCTCGCCGAGGCGGAGATCGACGACCTGGACACCGCGGTGCGCGACGTGGTCGGGCGCAACTACACAGTGGACGAGCGGCTCACCCTCGACGTGACCGCCGAGTTCGACGGCGGGCCGACCATCGAGTCGTGGGCGCTCAACGAGATCAGCGTGGAGAAGGGCGAACGCGCCCAGATGCTGGAGCTGCTCGTCGACGTGGACGGCCGGCCGCTGTCGCGCTACGGCTGCGACGGCGTGGTCTGCGCGACCCCGACCGGCTCCACGGCGTACGCGTTCTCCGGCGGCGGCCCGGTGGTCTGGCCGGAGGTGGAGGCGCTGCTGCTGGTGCCGATCAGCGCGCACGCGTTGTTCAGCCGTCCGCTGGTCACCGCGCCGACGTCCACGTTCGCCATCACGGTCGACCCGTTCACCACGCTCGCGGTGCTCTGCTGCGACGGTCGGCGGGTCTACGACCTGCCGCCGGGCGCCCGGGTCACCGTGCGGCGGGGCGCGTTGCCGGTGCGCATCGTCCGGCTGCGGGCGCGTCCGTTCACCGACCGGCTGGTGGCCAAGTTCGACCTGCCCGTGCAGGGCTGGCGCGGCAACCGGCGCTGA
- a CDS encoding TlyA family RNA methyltransferase, with protein MARRTRLDAELVRRGLARSREQAAALVEAGRVQLRGVPARKAAAMVDPADPLLVTGEDPTEDYVSRGGHKLAGALAAFAPGGLTVTGRRCLDAGASTGGFTDVLLRAGAAEVVAVDVGYGQLAWPLRTDERVRVFERTNVRTLTPEAIGGPVDLTVADLSFISLRLVLPALAGCTGPDGDLALMVKPQFEVGKERVGAGGVVRDPALRAEAVLDVAAAAARLGLGLADVAASPLPGPSGNVEFFVWLRRGAPAADPDRVRAVVAAGPQGAAATAATTEEVSG; from the coding sequence ATGGCTCGTCGTACCCGGCTGGACGCCGAACTCGTCCGGCGTGGCCTGGCCCGCTCCCGCGAGCAGGCCGCCGCGCTGGTGGAGGCCGGTCGCGTGCAGCTGCGCGGAGTGCCGGCCCGCAAGGCCGCCGCCATGGTCGACCCGGCTGACCCGCTGCTGGTCACCGGCGAGGACCCGACCGAGGACTACGTCTCCCGGGGCGGTCACAAGCTGGCCGGCGCGCTCGCCGCGTTCGCCCCGGGCGGGCTGACCGTGACCGGCCGGCGCTGCCTGGACGCGGGCGCCTCCACCGGCGGCTTCACCGACGTGCTGCTGCGCGCCGGCGCCGCCGAGGTGGTCGCCGTCGACGTCGGCTACGGGCAGCTCGCCTGGCCGCTGCGCACCGACGAGCGGGTCCGGGTGTTCGAGCGCACGAACGTGCGTACCCTCACGCCGGAGGCGATCGGCGGGCCGGTCGACCTGACGGTGGCCGATCTGTCGTTCATCTCACTGCGTCTGGTGCTGCCGGCGCTGGCCGGCTGCACCGGCCCCGACGGCGACCTGGCGCTGATGGTCAAGCCGCAGTTCGAGGTCGGCAAGGAGCGGGTCGGCGCCGGCGGCGTGGTGCGCGACCCGGCGCTGCGGGCCGAGGCGGTGCTCGACGTCGCCGCGGCCGCCGCGCGGCTCGGCCTCGGGCTGGCCGACGTGGCGGCCAGCCCGCTGCCCGGGCCGAGCGGCAACGTCGAGTTCTTCGTATGGTTGCGCCGGGGCGCGCCCGCCGCCGATCCCGACCGGGTCCGCGCGGTGGTGGCCGCCGGCCCGCAGGGAGCCGCCGCGACGGCGGCCACGACCGAGGAGGTGTCCGGATGA
- a CDS encoding phasin family protein yields the protein MQDAWRAYLELAMGLTEAPRKKAQDAVMRVVGQGGATAAQLQSLAEELVATGLSNREALTKLVRFEVDRALGAVGLATADEVAELTRRVHDLERQLREARTVPAGAGPERPTPSSGASTEPAPSGAEPPEVAPTGAAPAPAPSKAVVKKAVAKKAIARKPAATVARTPAEDSPAAPVRPAKKTTGRRAADS from the coding sequence ATGCAGGACGCGTGGCGCGCCTACCTCGAGCTGGCCATGGGCCTGACGGAGGCGCCCCGGAAGAAGGCGCAGGACGCGGTGATGCGCGTCGTCGGCCAGGGTGGCGCGACGGCCGCGCAGCTCCAGTCCCTCGCCGAGGAACTGGTCGCGACCGGCCTGTCGAACCGGGAGGCGCTGACCAAGCTGGTGCGTTTCGAGGTGGACCGGGCACTCGGCGCGGTCGGCCTGGCCACCGCCGACGAGGTCGCCGAGCTGACCCGGCGGGTGCACGACCTGGAACGGCAGCTGCGCGAGGCCCGCACCGTCCCGGCCGGCGCGGGCCCCGAGCGGCCCACGCCGTCGAGCGGCGCGTCGACCGAGCCCGCGCCGTCGGGGGCCGAGCCGCCGGAGGTCGCGCCGACCGGAGCGGCGCCGGCCCCGGCGCCGTCCAAGGCGGTCGTGAAGAAGGCAGTGGCCAAGAAGGCGATCGCGCGCAAGCCGGCCGCCACCGTGGCGCGCACACCGGCCGAGGACTCGCCCGCCGCCCCGGTGCGGCCGGCGAAGAAGACCACCGGGCGCCGGGCGGCCGACTCGTGA
- a CDS encoding SCP2 sterol-binding domain-containing protein: MASVDECRQALQDLATRLDQHAEAQGKIDLDRTLACRITDLGTAFHGRLEGGRLVDLADGDDPKAKIALSTGSDDLVALVHGRLDIMSAMASRRVSIKANPFDLMKLRKLL, encoded by the coding sequence GTGGCCAGCGTGGACGAGTGCCGGCAGGCGTTGCAGGACCTGGCGACCCGGCTGGACCAGCACGCCGAGGCGCAGGGGAAGATCGACCTCGACCGCACCCTGGCCTGCCGGATCACCGACCTGGGCACCGCCTTCCACGGTCGGCTGGAGGGCGGCCGGCTGGTCGACCTCGCCGACGGCGACGACCCGAAGGCCAAGATCGCGCTGAGCACCGGCAGTGACGACCTGGTCGCCCTGGTGCACGGCAGGCTCGACATCATGTCGGCGATGGCGTCCCGGCGGGTCTCCATCAAGGCCAACCCGTTCGACCTGATGAAGCTCCGCAAGCTGCTCTGA
- a CDS encoding HAD-IIA family hydrolase, whose protein sequence is MVDGYVLVVFDLDGVIYLIDRPIPGAVEAVARLHDEGRAVAYATNNASRRSSEVADLLTGMGVPARPTEVLTSAAATAELLRDRLPAGAPVLVVGAEALRAELRAVGLRPVSTADEEPAAVAQGYGPQVGWSDLAEASLAVRAGAPWYATNTDRTLPSPRGPLPGNGSLVAVLRTALNRDPDVVVGKPEPALFTTAARRAGSGRTLVVGDRLDTDIEGARRAGLDSLLVLTGVSDAAELLAAPESRRPAYVSFDLAGLFDPAAVVAVPGRPDAGGWSVTVTGGELVLDGAGRPLDALAALCAVAWSTSVDPRVRAGSAQAAEALAAFGLDG, encoded by the coding sequence CTGGTCGACGGGTACGTCCTGGTCGTCTTCGACCTGGACGGGGTCATCTACCTGATCGACCGGCCCATCCCCGGCGCGGTCGAGGCGGTCGCCCGGCTGCACGACGAGGGGCGGGCGGTCGCGTACGCGACGAACAACGCCTCCCGCCGCTCCAGCGAGGTGGCCGACCTGCTCACCGGCATGGGCGTGCCGGCCCGGCCGACCGAGGTGCTCACCTCGGCGGCCGCCACCGCCGAACTGCTCCGGGACCGACTGCCGGCCGGCGCGCCGGTGCTGGTGGTCGGCGCGGAGGCGTTGCGGGCGGAGTTGCGCGCGGTGGGTCTGCGGCCGGTGTCCACGGCCGACGAGGAGCCCGCTGCCGTGGCCCAGGGGTACGGGCCGCAGGTGGGCTGGTCCGACCTGGCCGAGGCGTCCCTGGCCGTCCGCGCGGGCGCGCCCTGGTACGCCACCAACACCGACCGGACGCTGCCCAGCCCGCGCGGACCGCTGCCCGGCAACGGCTCGCTGGTGGCGGTGCTGCGCACCGCGCTCAACCGGGATCCCGACGTGGTGGTGGGCAAGCCGGAGCCGGCGCTGTTCACCACCGCCGCCCGGCGTGCCGGCAGCGGGCGGACCCTGGTGGTGGGGGACCGGCTCGACACCGACATCGAGGGTGCCCGTCGGGCCGGGCTGGACAGCCTGCTGGTGCTCACCGGGGTCAGCGACGCCGCCGAGCTGCTGGCCGCGCCGGAGTCGCGCCGGCCGGCGTACGTCTCTTTCGACCTGGCGGGGCTCTTCGACCCGGCGGCCGTGGTGGCGGTGCCCGGCCGGCCGGACGCCGGCGGCTGGTCGGTGACCGTGACCGGCGGGGAGCTGGTCCTCGACGGTGCGGGACGGCCGCTGGACGCGCTCGCGGCGCTGTGCGCGGTGGCCTGGTCGACGTCGGTCGACCCGCGCGTGCGGGCCGGCTCGGCGCAGGCGGCGGAGGCGCTCGCCGCGTTCGGTCTCGACGGCTGA
- a CDS encoding tetratricopeptide repeat protein — MVASDLDSTVRAELLSLAKPVAETVARHLVATGLLIDDDPTLALAHAMAARRLASRISAVREAVGLAAYHAGEWQTAIAELRTYHRMSGLQSHLAVLADCERALGRPERAIDLFRGADREKLDQAVAIELLIVAAGARGDLGQKDAAVAMLQVRELTTDSPEPWTARLRYAYADALLAVGRREEAREWFSRAADVDSEGETDAAERLLELDGVVIEGDDEDDEPTDDADGTGPAAARPDDETDAADDHLDEDEDDDLDDEDEDDLDDEDDLEDDEDDLEDEDEDDDGLDGDTRPRADGADTADAGDAARAGYRDRDAGDLGDDELTDAEAESLAGDTPPASGGTPAGGDEAAERR, encoded by the coding sequence GTGGTCGCGAGTGACCTCGACTCGACCGTCCGCGCGGAGCTGCTCTCGCTCGCCAAGCCGGTCGCGGAGACGGTCGCCCGGCACCTGGTCGCGACCGGCCTGCTGATCGACGACGACCCGACGCTGGCGCTGGCGCACGCCATGGCGGCCCGCCGGCTCGCCTCGCGTATCTCCGCGGTGCGGGAGGCGGTCGGGCTGGCCGCGTACCACGCGGGGGAGTGGCAGACCGCCATCGCCGAGCTGCGGACGTACCACCGGATGAGTGGCCTGCAGAGTCACCTGGCGGTGCTGGCCGACTGCGAGCGGGCGCTGGGCCGGCCGGAACGGGCGATCGACCTGTTCCGTGGCGCGGACCGGGAGAAGCTCGACCAGGCCGTCGCCATCGAGCTGCTGATCGTCGCCGCCGGTGCCCGGGGCGACCTGGGGCAGAAGGACGCGGCCGTGGCGATGCTGCAGGTCCGCGAGCTGACCACCGACTCGCCCGAGCCGTGGACGGCGCGGCTGCGCTACGCGTACGCGGACGCGCTGCTCGCCGTGGGCCGACGTGAGGAGGCCCGGGAGTGGTTCTCCCGGGCGGCCGACGTCGACTCCGAGGGCGAGACCGACGCCGCCGAGCGGCTGCTGGAGCTCGACGGCGTGGTCATCGAGGGTGACGACGAGGACGACGAGCCGACGGACGACGCGGACGGCACCGGCCCGGCGGCCGCGCGCCCCGACGACGAGACCGACGCCGCCGACGACCACCTCGACGAAGACGAGGACGACGACCTGGACGACGAAGACGAGGACGACCTCGACGACGAGGACGACCTCGAGGACGACGAGGACGACCTCGAGGACGAAGACGAGGACGACGACGGCCTCGACGGCGACACCCGTCCGCGAGCCGACGGCGCCGACACGGCGGACGCCGGTGACGCGGCTCGGGCCGGTTACCGCGACCGCGACGCCGGCGACCTGGGCGACGACGAGCTGACCGACGCCGAGGCGGAGTCGCTCGCCGGTGACACCCCGCCCGCGTCCGGTGGCACGCCTGCCGGCGGTGACGAGGCGGCGGAGCGCCGGTGA
- the tyrS gene encoding tyrosine--tRNA ligase, with the protein MTDSNLPQGRDSLTEDLLWRGLIQDSTGLDELRELLDGGSTTFYVGFDPTAPSLHIGNLMQVVMARRLQLAGHRPLLLVGGATGQIGDPKESAERTLNPPEVIAGWVRRIRDQLSPFVTYTGENAAQLVNNLDWTGEMSVVEFLRDVGKHFPVNKMLAREVVKARLESGISYTEFSYQLLQANDFFELHRRHGCRLQYGGSDQWGNITAGVDYIRRRGAGPVEAFTTPLVTKADGTKFGKSETGTVWLDPQMTSPYAFYQFWVNADDRDVSRYLRYFSFRSREELEELEKATAERPQARLAQRALAEELTTLVHGERETAQAVAASQALFGRGSLDELAPETLRAALTEAGLVHLDELPDVAGLLKESGLVPSMKEARRVIAEGGAYVNNTRIAEVDATVSPADLLHGRYLVLRRGKRSFAGVELRG; encoded by the coding sequence GTGACCGACAGCAACCTCCCGCAGGGGCGGGACTCCCTGACCGAAGACCTGCTGTGGCGGGGCCTGATCCAGGACTCGACCGGCCTCGACGAGCTGCGCGAGCTGCTCGACGGCGGGAGCACCACCTTCTATGTGGGCTTCGACCCCACCGCGCCCAGCCTGCACATCGGCAACCTGATGCAGGTCGTCATGGCGCGCCGGCTCCAGCTCGCCGGACACCGGCCGCTGCTGCTGGTCGGCGGCGCCACCGGTCAGATCGGCGACCCCAAGGAGAGCGCCGAGCGGACGCTGAACCCGCCCGAGGTCATCGCCGGTTGGGTCCGGCGCATCCGCGACCAGCTCTCGCCGTTCGTGACGTACACCGGGGAGAACGCGGCCCAGCTGGTCAACAACCTGGACTGGACCGGCGAGATGTCGGTGGTCGAGTTCCTCCGGGACGTCGGCAAGCACTTCCCGGTGAACAAGATGCTGGCCCGGGAGGTGGTGAAGGCCCGGCTGGAGAGCGGCATCAGCTACACCGAGTTCAGCTACCAGCTCCTGCAGGCCAACGACTTCTTCGAGCTGCACCGCCGGCACGGGTGCCGGCTCCAGTACGGCGGCTCCGACCAGTGGGGCAACATCACCGCCGGGGTGGACTACATCCGCCGTCGCGGCGCCGGGCCGGTGGAGGCGTTCACCACGCCGCTGGTGACCAAGGCCGACGGCACCAAGTTCGGCAAGAGCGAGACCGGCACGGTCTGGCTCGACCCGCAGATGACCAGCCCCTACGCGTTCTACCAGTTCTGGGTCAACGCCGACGACCGCGACGTCAGCCGCTACCTGCGGTACTTCAGCTTCCGCTCCCGTGAGGAGCTGGAGGAACTGGAGAAGGCGACAGCGGAACGTCCGCAGGCGCGCCTGGCCCAGCGGGCGCTCGCCGAGGAGCTGACCACCCTGGTGCACGGCGAGCGGGAGACGGCGCAGGCGGTGGCCGCGAGCCAGGCGCTGTTCGGGCGCGGTTCGCTCGACGAGCTGGCCCCGGAGACGCTGCGCGCGGCGCTCACCGAGGCCGGTCTGGTGCACCTCGACGAGCTGCCGGACGTGGCCGGCCTGCTCAAGGAGTCGGGCCTGGTGCCGAGCATGAAGGAGGCCCGGCGGGTGATCGCGGAGGGTGGCGCCTACGTCAACAACACCCGGATCGCCGAGGTCGACGCGACCGTCTCGCCGGCGGACCTGCTGCACGGGCGTTACCTGGTGCTGCGTCGGGGCAAGCGTTCGTTCGCGGGCGTCGAGCTGCGCGGATAG
- a CDS encoding PaaI family thioesterase, translating into MPNLSGGFVALLGLTFDEVSGDRVVIRWKVRPELHQPYGIQHGGVYCSVVETAASVGGALWLGERGNVVGVSNQTDFLRAVRDGELTAVGTPVHRGRSQQLWLVEITDGDARLVARGQVRLQNLTAG; encoded by the coding sequence ATGCCGAACCTGAGCGGGGGTTTCGTGGCCCTGTTGGGGCTGACGTTCGACGAGGTCAGCGGCGACCGGGTGGTGATCCGCTGGAAGGTCCGCCCGGAGCTGCACCAGCCGTACGGGATCCAGCACGGCGGCGTCTACTGCTCGGTGGTGGAGACCGCGGCCAGCGTCGGCGGCGCACTCTGGCTGGGCGAGCGGGGCAACGTGGTCGGGGTGTCGAACCAGACCGACTTCCTGCGCGCGGTCCGCGACGGGGAGCTCACCGCGGTCGGCACCCCGGTGCACCGGGGGCGCAGCCAGCAGCTCTGGCTGGTGGAGATCACCGACGGGGACGCCCGTCTGGTCGCGCGCGGCCAGGTGCGGTTGCAGAACCTCACCGCCGGCTGA
- a CDS encoding NRAMP family divalent metal transporter — protein sequence MRKLLAVTLGVLSAVGGFVDIGDLVAASQAGALFGMAHAWVLLVGVVGICAYAEMAGRIAAVSGRAVFDLVRERLGPRVALLNLVASWLVTVVTLAAELGGVALALQLATGLSHLLWVPLAALAVWLVLWRMRFELMERIFGLAGLALLVFAVALVALPTDWAELGRGAWQVGAAGHGWPLYWFVAVALFASTVSPYEVFFFSSGGVEERWSAADLADARSNVLIGFPVGGFLALSLIAVATVAYHPSGTSLGTLDEVARPVATALGGAGLAAAVLAFFAVTFGAALETGLSAAYAAAQYFGWQWGKRVSPREAARFHSVLLVGLLLGVVMLMTTVDPVRLTEYMLVLSAVVLPLTYLPILVVANDRGYLGDRVNGWWTNLLGAVFLLLIVAASVAAIPLAVMTGMGR from the coding sequence GTGAGGAAGCTCCTCGCCGTCACCCTGGGCGTGCTGTCGGCGGTCGGCGGCTTCGTCGACATCGGCGACCTGGTGGCCGCCAGCCAGGCCGGCGCGCTGTTCGGCATGGCCCACGCCTGGGTGCTGCTGGTCGGGGTGGTGGGCATCTGCGCGTACGCGGAGATGGCCGGCCGGATCGCGGCGGTGAGCGGCCGGGCGGTGTTCGACCTGGTCCGGGAGCGGCTCGGCCCGCGGGTGGCGCTGCTCAACCTGGTCGCGTCGTGGCTGGTCACGGTGGTCACCCTGGCGGCGGAGCTGGGTGGGGTGGCGCTCGCGCTGCAACTGGCGACCGGGCTGAGCCACCTGCTCTGGGTGCCGCTGGCCGCGCTGGCGGTCTGGTTGGTGCTGTGGCGGATGCGGTTCGAGCTGATGGAACGGATCTTCGGCCTGGCCGGGCTGGCGCTGCTGGTGTTCGCGGTCGCGCTGGTCGCGCTGCCGACCGACTGGGCGGAGCTGGGACGCGGGGCGTGGCAGGTCGGCGCGGCCGGGCACGGCTGGCCGCTGTACTGGTTCGTGGCGGTGGCGCTGTTCGCCTCGACCGTCAGCCCGTACGAGGTGTTCTTCTTCTCCTCCGGCGGGGTCGAGGAGCGGTGGAGCGCGGCGGACCTGGCGGACGCCCGCTCCAACGTGCTGATCGGCTTCCCGGTGGGTGGGTTCCTCGCGCTGTCGCTGATCGCCGTGGCGACGGTGGCCTACCACCCGTCCGGGACGTCGCTGGGCACGCTGGACGAGGTGGCCCGGCCGGTGGCGACCGCGCTGGGCGGGGCCGGGCTGGCCGCGGCCGTGCTGGCGTTCTTCGCGGTGACGTTCGGCGCGGCGTTGGAGACCGGGCTGTCCGCGGCGTACGCGGCGGCGCAGTACTTCGGGTGGCAGTGGGGCAAGCGGGTCAGCCCTCGGGAGGCGGCCCGGTTCCACAGCGTCCTGCTGGTCGGGCTGCTGCTCGGGGTGGTGATGCTGATGACGACCGTGGACCCGGTGCGGTTGACCGAGTACATGCTGGTGCTGAGCGCGGTGGTGCTCCCGTTGACCTATCTGCCGATCCTGGTGGTGGCCAACGACCGGGGATACCTCGGCGACCGGGTCAACGGGTGGTGGACCAACCTGCTCGGCGCGGTGTTCCTGCTGCTGATCGTGGCCGCGTCGGTGGCGGCGATCCCGCTGGCGGTGATGACGGGGATGGGGCGATGA
- a CDS encoding hemolysin family protein → MQSYWSQLALVGVLVIVNAAFAGSEMALVSLRDSQLQRLERSSRAGRTLARLAKDPNRFLATIQIGITLAGFLASAAAAVSLARPLVPLLGAFGDAAETVAIVAVTLALTFVTLVFGELAPKRIAMQSAERWALLVARPLDMLASVTRPAVWALGATSDLVVRLFGLDPKHEPDEIGPDELRDIVAGNHGFTKEQRTIIAGAVEIADRQLRAVLVPRLQVFTLDSGTTADAARLVLAATGHSRAPVVRHGGLDDAVGVIHLRDLVGVPDDRPVDEIARPPMLLPDSLPVVDALRQFKAERQHIALVVDERGAVDGIVTLEDILEEIVGEIYDETDRDLRAVRTEADGTLVLPGTFPVHDLTDVGVDLPNRPAGDYTTVAGLVLICLGHIPTVAGETVQVDGWELTVAGVDQRAITEVHVRRRSRRGPDDGDGDTVADPADGTDEATDGSTARALDEARH, encoded by the coding sequence GTGCAGAGCTACTGGAGCCAGTTGGCCCTGGTCGGTGTGCTGGTGATCGTCAACGCGGCCTTCGCCGGCAGCGAGATGGCCCTGGTCTCGTTGCGGGACAGCCAGCTGCAGCGGCTGGAGCGCAGCAGCCGCGCCGGCCGCACGCTGGCCCGCCTCGCCAAGGACCCGAACCGGTTCCTGGCCACCATCCAGATCGGCATCACCCTCGCCGGGTTCCTCGCCTCCGCCGCCGCCGCGGTCTCGCTGGCCCGCCCGCTGGTGCCGCTGCTCGGCGCGTTCGGCGACGCCGCCGAGACCGTCGCCATCGTCGCGGTAACCCTGGCCCTCACGTTCGTCACGCTGGTCTTCGGCGAACTGGCACCCAAGCGCATCGCCATGCAGTCCGCCGAGCGGTGGGCGCTGCTGGTGGCCCGCCCGCTGGACATGCTGGCCAGCGTGACCCGGCCGGCGGTGTGGGCGCTCGGCGCCACCAGCGACCTGGTGGTCCGCCTGTTCGGCCTCGACCCCAAGCACGAGCCCGACGAGATCGGTCCGGACGAGCTGCGCGACATCGTCGCCGGCAACCACGGCTTCACCAAGGAGCAGCGCACCATCATCGCCGGCGCGGTGGAGATCGCCGACCGTCAGCTGCGCGCGGTCCTCGTACCCCGGTTGCAGGTCTTCACGCTCGACAGCGGCACCACCGCGGACGCCGCGCGGCTGGTCCTCGCGGCGACCGGCCACTCCCGGGCGCCCGTGGTCCGCCACGGCGGCCTGGACGACGCGGTCGGCGTGATCCACCTGCGCGACCTGGTCGGCGTCCCCGACGACCGGCCGGTCGACGAGATCGCCCGACCGCCGATGCTGCTGCCCGACTCGCTTCCCGTGGTCGACGCGCTGCGTCAGTTCAAGGCCGAGCGCCAGCACATCGCGCTGGTGGTGGACGAGCGCGGCGCGGTCGACGGGATCGTCACGCTGGAGGACATCCTCGAGGAGATCGTCGGCGAGATCTACGACGAGACCGACCGGGACCTGCGCGCGGTCCGCACCGAGGCCGACGGGACGCTGGTGCTGCCCGGCACCTTCCCGGTGCACGACCTCACCGACGTCGGCGTGGACCTGCCGAACCGGCCGGCCGGCGACTACACCACCGTCGCCGGGCTGGTCCTGATCTGCCTCGGCCACATCCCGACGGTCGCCGGGGAGACGGTCCAGGTCGACGGTTGGGAACTGACCGTCGCCGGCGTCGACCAGCGCGCCATCACCGAGGTGCATGTCCGGCGCCGCAGCCGGCGCGGCCCGGACGACGGCGACGGGGACACCGTCGCCGACCCGGCCGACGGCACGGACGAGGCGACCGACGGGTCCACGGCCCGGGCCCTGGACGAGGCCCGGCACTGA
- a CDS encoding YgjV family protein yields the protein MNWLELVGWAGSALLVWSLLQTRILRLRALNLVGCLILIGYNAAVHVWPMVGLNVVLAVINVWYLRRLLATRHDEQTYQVVEVGTDDAFLAHTLRVHAADIARFNPAFRWDPTDADRSAFLVVRSDEVVGVMVSHAEAGGVAQIDLDYVTPPFRDFTPGEFVYRRSRLFTDRGFRRVVSPPGMVAPYYHRLGFRPEGDAYVLDLPTPA from the coding sequence GTGAACTGGCTGGAACTCGTCGGCTGGGCCGGCTCCGCGCTGCTGGTCTGGTCCCTGCTGCAGACGCGCATCCTGCGGCTGCGCGCGCTCAACCTGGTCGGCTGCCTGATCCTGATCGGCTACAACGCCGCCGTGCACGTCTGGCCGATGGTCGGGCTGAACGTGGTGCTCGCCGTGATCAACGTCTGGTACCTGCGCCGGCTGCTGGCCACCCGACACGACGAGCAGACCTACCAGGTGGTGGAGGTGGGCACCGACGACGCGTTCCTGGCCCACACGCTGCGGGTGCACGCCGCCGACATCGCCCGGTTCAACCCGGCGTTCCGGTGGGACCCGACCGACGCCGACCGCTCCGCCTTCCTGGTGGTCCGGTCCGACGAGGTGGTGGGCGTGATGGTGTCGCACGCCGAGGCCGGCGGGGTGGCCCAGATCGACCTGGACTACGTCACCCCGCCGTTCCGCGACTTCACCCCCGGCGAGTTCGTCTACCGGCGCAGCCGCCTCTTCACCGACCGGGGCTTCCGCCGGGTGGTCAGCCCGCCGGGCATGGTCGCCCCCTACTACCACCGGCTCGGCTTCCGTCCCGAGGGCGACGCGTACGTGCTGGACCTGCCCACCCCGGCCTGA